The Rhododendron vialii isolate Sample 1 chromosome 6a, ASM3025357v1 genome includes a window with the following:
- the LOC131328806 gene encoding uncharacterized protein LOC131328806 isoform X3, with the protein MAGNISMPGSRSGKKFPCMVVAISMFRKTFQLYGKLWVLHCFISVVSLNTYLSTTFRKLPLRITCTAFLGMVAWGGFLQSSTWQYVEGTRSSCSFLVDKVGHSDVRAIKRTLRVCQENEREQQRESTKRIRLSQR; encoded by the exons ATGGCCGGCAACATATCCATGCCTG GTAGTCGGTCGGGGAAGAAATTCCCCTGCATGGTGGTAGCCATTTCCATGTTTAGGAAAACTTTCCAACTTTATGGGAAACTGTGGGTGCTTCACTGCTTTATATCAGTGGTATCACTCAACACATATTTATCTACAAC CTTTCGGAAGCTTCCTCTTCGGATCACGTGCACTGCTTTTCTGG GTATGGTCGCTTGGGGCGGTTTTCTACAATCTAGTACTTGGCAATATGTGGAAG GTACTAGAAGCAGTTGTTCTTTCTTGGTTGACAAGGTTGGGCATAGCGATGTCCGGGCCATTAAG AGAACATTGAGGGTTTGCCAAGAAAATGAAAGGGAGCAACAACGTGAGTCTACAAAAAGAATTCGGCTAAGCCAACG